A genome region from Vanessa cardui chromosome 24, ilVanCard2.1, whole genome shotgun sequence includes the following:
- the LOC124540247 gene encoding piggyBac transposable element-derived protein 3-like — MQSDLGLGAAVILELHSRLPQELGPYNLYFDNFFTGLPLLKCLREQNVGGTGTIRENRLENCSLPNSKEMKKEPRGKLCYKASEEIVAAKWHDNSIVTIASNCHGLDPITKVDRIGFVDKKRAKIQVDCPAIIKMYNKYMGGVDRFDENVDSMRVALRGKKWWFPLFAFGLDAACQNAWLIKRQSENNWTYCDFRRNVAIVYLQKYGKPPNRNSSCGVPLQIRVPTEVRSAGSAVDHSQIDCSQRRCGYCHQRTRKMCAKCNIGLHLKCWYSYHNK, encoded by the coding sequence ATGCAGTCCGACTTGGGCCTAGGAGCTGCTGTTATTTTAGAGCTCCATTCAAGATTGCCACAAGAGTTAGGACCATACAACTTATACttcgataatttttttactGGTCTACCTTTACTAAAGTGTTTGCGAGAGCAGAATGTTGGAGGAACAGGTACTATTCGGGAAAACCGTCTAGAGAATTGCAGTTTGCCAAATTCAAAGGAGATGAAAAAGGAGCCACGAGGAAAGCTTTGTTATAAAGCTTCGGAGGAGATTGTTGCGGCTAAGTGGCACGACAATAGTATCGTTACTATTGCGTCCAACTGCCACGGATTGGATCCAATCACAAAGGTGGATCGGATTGGATTTGTGGATAAAAAACGAGCAAAAATTCAAGTTGATTGCCCAGCTATCATCAAGATGTACAATAAGTATATGGGTGGGGTAGACCGTTTCGACGAAAACGTTGACTCCATGAGGGTAGCCCTTCGCGGTAAAAAGTGGTGGTTCCCTCTGTTTGCTTTTGGCTTAGATGCAGCGTGCCAAAATGCGTGGCTGATCAAAAGACAGTCAGAAAATAACTGGACCTACTGCGATTTCCGACGAAATGTGGCAATTGTCTACCTGCAAAAATATGGCAAGCCTCCGAACCGCAATTCGTCTTGTGGAGTTCCTTTGCAGATAAGAGTGCCTACCGAGGTGAGGAGTGCAGGAAGTGCGGTCGATCACTCGCAAATCGACTGCTCTCAACGAAGATGCGGATATTGTCACCAACGCACTAGAAAAATGTGTGCCAAGTGCAACATCGGTTTGCATCTGAAGTGTTGGTACAGCTATCACAATAAATaa